One part of the Bdellovibrio sp. KM01 genome encodes these proteins:
- a CDS encoding NUDIX domain-containing protein yields MARPAFRDDKEYYESLPGKRVSTCALIFYKNQLLLVQPSYSAGWILPGGTVEAEESPMDGLMREVRENLGINITPTHVLAIDYISNKDVKGEYLSFLFGTIDLSEKQAQNVVVSMMDIKNFKFVDINVAYSMLVPAISRRVASALKAVSENYMMVYLEDGKIPPRDLPL; encoded by the coding sequence ATGGCTAGACCCGCCTTTAGAGACGACAAAGAATATTATGAATCACTCCCCGGCAAACGCGTTAGCACCTGTGCCCTGATATTTTATAAAAACCAGCTGCTTTTAGTTCAGCCAAGCTATTCTGCAGGATGGATCTTGCCTGGTGGCACGGTTGAGGCCGAGGAATCCCCAATGGATGGACTAATGCGAGAGGTTCGTGAAAATCTGGGAATTAACATCACCCCGACCCATGTCCTGGCGATCGACTACATCTCGAACAAAGACGTCAAAGGCGAATACCTAAGCTTTCTATTTGGAACGATCGATTTAAGCGAAAAACAGGCACAAAATGTCGTTGTCTCGATGATGGATATTAAGAATTTCAAGTTCGTCGATATCAACGTGGCTTATTCCATGTTAGTCCCGGCGATTTCTCGCCGGGTTGCTAGTGCCCTGAAGGCCGTTTCTGAAAATTACATGATGGTGTATCTGGAGGACGGAAAAATTCCGCCCCGAGATTTACCCCTTTAG
- a CDS encoding outer membrane beta-barrel protein, with product MKKMWLVLALFLGLSGTAHAGVMIEPYLGFEMGKFTDNNPDAKTELVNMGARLAWTTPVMLWLGLDYNLGVSGNYKPDSGSNETMKRNTLFAVAGIDLPILLRGWVGYGVTSELKMDGGSNAKYTGNPIKIGVGFTALPFISLNLEYINENINKVETDSGTDNSPDNKASSYMLSVSLPLNF from the coding sequence ATGAAAAAAATGTGGCTCGTTCTGGCTTTGTTCTTGGGACTATCGGGCACAGCGCACGCTGGCGTTATGATTGAACCATATTTGGGCTTTGAGATGGGAAAATTCACCGACAACAATCCAGATGCAAAAACAGAGTTGGTAAACATGGGAGCACGTCTTGCTTGGACTACTCCAGTGATGTTGTGGCTTGGTTTGGATTACAACTTGGGTGTTAGTGGTAACTACAAACCGGATTCAGGTTCCAACGAAACAATGAAGCGTAATACTTTGTTCGCAGTGGCGGGGATCGACCTTCCGATTTTGTTAAGAGGTTGGGTTGGTTACGGTGTAACGAGTGAATTGAAAATGGATGGCGGCTCTAACGCGAAATACACGGGCAACCCGATCAAAATTGGTGTCGGTTTCACAGCTCTTCCGTTCATTTCTTTGAACCTTGAATATATCAACGAAAATATCAACAAAGTTGAAACTGATAGTGGCACAGACAACAGCCCAGACAACAAAGCAAGCTCTTATATGTTGTCAGTTTCTTTGCCTCTTAACTTCTAA